GGTGATCGGGCTGGTGTGGCTGACGCCGCTGGCCGGGTTGTTCCTCTCCTCCCTGCGGTCCGCCGAGGAGACGGCGAGCGGCGGCTGGTGGACGGTGTTCACCAGCCCCGGCCAGCTGTCCTTCGACAACTACTCGGCGCTGCTGGGGAACGCCGGCATCAGCCAGGCCTTCTGGAACACCGTGCTGATCTCGGTGCCGACGACCCTGCTGGTGGTCGTCCTCGCGGCCCTCGCCGGATACGCCTTCGCCTGGCTGGACTTCCCCGGCCGCGAGGCGCTCTTCCTTCTCGTGGTGGCGCTGCTCGTGGTGCCCGTGCAGATCGGCCTGCTCCCGGTGGCCAAACTCTTCGGCCAGCTGGGGCTGTTCGGCACGATCCCCGGCGTGGTCCTCTTCCACGTGGCGTACGGGCTGCCGTTCGCG
The DNA window shown above is from Streptomyces chartreusis and carries:
- a CDS encoding carbohydrate ABC transporter permease — its product is MNAVRRGLGNSLVQAFLVVIGLVWLTPLAGLFLSSLRSAEETASGGWWTVFTSPGQLSFDNYSALLGNAGISQAFWNTVLISVPTTLLVVVLAALAGYAFAWLDFPGREALFLLVVALLVVPVQIGLLPVAKLFGQLGLFGTIPGVVLFHVAYGLPFAVFLLRNYFAEMPKEMLEAARMDGGSEWRIFTRLVLPVGRPAIASLAIFQFLWVWNDMLVALLFADSSAQPLTVELQSQIRQFGSNIDVLAPGAFVSLVVPVVVFFAFQRHFVQGVMAGSVK